ATTGTTTATCGTAAAAAAGAATGGTCATACTGATTAAGCAGCTGATCCAATTCTTGACTATACAGGATAGTTATATGGGAATCTAAACCGTTTTTTAAAACAATATTTTGCAGTTCAGTTCGTTTATTTTCGATATGCTCAAGTAGTTCGTTTTTTGTCACAGCTGCTTATCCTTTCTGGAACTGTTCCTGCAGAATGTAAGCCGCAGGGGCAGTGAATACTTATTGTTAATGAGGCTAGTACAAGTATAATACCATTTGGAAATATATTCAAATGATTTAAACTACATCTTATTATTTTAACACGACATATAAATAATAAGAATGCCAGATTGAGATTGTTCACAAAACGTTAAATATCTTTTTTTTCTTTGCTTTGTTAGAATGATGATAGATAATAAATAGGAGTTGACTATCTTGAATGATGTAAACGTATTTTTAGCATTTGGAGCGGGATTTTTAAGCTTTATTTCTCCTTGCTGTCTGCCGCTTTATCCAGCCTTTCTTTCATACATAACCGGAATGAGTGTTGGTCAGCTTAAGTCTGAGAATGCTATGCTTCAAAAACGCAGTTTGCTGCATACTTTATTTTTTCTAATTGGTTTTTCATTAGTTTTCGTCGCATTAGGTGCCACATCAACGATTTTTGGTGAATTCTTCTCTAAATATCAAGATTTAATCCGTCAAATTGGTGCTATTTTAATTGTTTTCTTTGGTTTAGTGATAATCGGGGCATTAAATTTTGAATTTTTAATGAAAGAGCGCCGCGTTGATTTTAAAAATCGACCTTCTGGTTATTTTGGATCGGTATTGATTGGTCTTGCGTTTGCAGCAGGTTGGACACCTTGTATGGGTCCTATTTTGATGGCGGTAATTGGATTGGCAGCAAGCAATCCTGGTTCCTCAATGGTCTATATGCTAGCTTATATTCTCGGATTTGCCATTCCGTTTTTCGTTCTTTCCTTTTTTATCGGAAGGATGAAATGGATTAAGAAGTATAATCATTACATTATGCAAGTCGGCGGTTACCTTATGATTGTAATGGGAATTATTTTATTCTTTGATTGGATGACTAAAATTACTTCTGTATTTGTTAACGTAATGGGTGGTTTCCAAGGATTTTAATGACTAGGTGTGAAATTAAATTAAACTTTTATGCATAAATGGATTGAAATTAGTTCTTTAGTCCGATATATTTAAAGGTAAGTAACGTCTTATTATCTCTTAAATTACATATTTTACATAATTATCCTGTTGAACTGTTTATTAAGTCTACTCATGTCGTTTTAGTTTGTTATTAAAAGAAGGGGAGGATTCAAATATGTCTAGGATACTAATCGTTGATGATGCAAAGTTTATGAGAATGACCCTTTCTAATATACTGATAAAAGCCGGACATGAAGTAATTGGTGAAGGAGAAAATGGGGAGCAAGGCATTCGCTTGTTTCGTGAATTAAAGCCTGATATTGTCACAATGGATATTACCATGCCAGTAATGAGTGGACTCGAAGCGGTGAAACAAATAACCACCGAATTTTCTGATGCGCTTGTTATTATGTGCTCTGCAATGGGACAACAGAAAATGGTAGTAGAGGCGATTGAAGCAGGAGCAAAGGATTTTATTGTTAAACCTTTTGATGAAAACAGGGTAATTGAAGCCGTTAGCCGAGTCCTAGATTAACCGTTTAGACGAGTCTAAACGGTTTTTTTATTTTTTTTATGATTTTTTTTGCTAAATACAAAGGGTAGTATATAATAAGAAAAGAATATATCTTATTAAGATAAAAGGATGATTGCACGTGATATGGATTTCAACTGCCCTAGCTTTGATCATGGGAATATCGGTAATGTTTGTGAGAATGAAGGCAGCTAATCGGCCTACATCCATAAAGAAGATTATCTTACCACCTTTTTTCATGAGTACAGGGGCCCTAATGTTTTTCATTCCAATGTTCCGGCTGACCGGATATGAAATTATAGAAGCTGTTTTTGTAGGGATGCTCTTTTCCATCTTATTAATAAAAACGTCTAATTTTGAAGTACGCGATGACCAAATATATCTTAAGAGATCAAAAGCATTTGCATTAATATTAATCACGCTTTTAGTGATTAGAACAGCAGCTAAATTTTTCCTTAGTGCAACAATAGATGTAGGCCCATTGGGCGGCATGTTTTTCTTGTTAGCCTTTTCGATGATTGTTCCATGGCGGCTGGCGATGGTATACCAGTTCAAGAAAGTACAACGAGAATTTCTCACAAATTCACCTATAGGGAAAGCCTAGTGAACCAAAAAGCTATTATCGAACCATGATAATAGCTTTTTTTTATGTTAAAGAAAAAAATAATTCCTCTCTAAATTAGTCACCAGATGTTCTTTCTTCGATATCTGGCAGGTAGCTCTAAAAAAAGGAGTTTTCCTTTTCTACGTGAATAGTTAATATATGAAAGTAAAAAACGAGCATATTAGACAAGAAATGCTCGTGAGTTTTACCACTTAGGAGGTACATATGAGAAGGAGCATTAAAACGTTTTTAACATTCAGTACAATAATATGCTTAGTTTTACTGGGGTGGTATGTCTATCAATATTCATTAAAAATAGAAAAGGCCGAATGGTGGGTAAACAATACCCATAACATAGATACAACTAGTAATGATGATGATTTAAAATTTTTGGATTCGATTTTAAAAGGAAAAAAGTATGTTTTTCTTGGTGAAAATTCTCACGGAGTGGCTGAATATAATACAGCTAAAGGAAGGTTGATTAAGTATTTACATGAAAATCAGGATTATGAAGTTGTAGCATTTGAAAGTAATCTTGCAGATCCTGCGGTAACATTTGCTGAACTTGATACCAGCCATATTAGTTCTAAGACATATATGCAGTGGACGATACCAGGCGTTTGGAATGCCACTCAAAATTTACCCTTATTTGATTATATTCTCGAAAACCGTAGAAAAGAAAAAGCATTAGTCAATACTGGGTTTGATATTCAACCGTTTGGTCGTACTTTTACAAACTTTACGACAGATTGGATAACTAAAAGAAGTCCTTCAACGGGCAATTCATTTTCAAAATTAGAGAAAGAATGGTTAACAAAGTATCTTTCTTTTCTTGATGGAGGGAAGCTCTCAGATAAAGAAGTGACAAAGTTTAAAGATGGATATAATGAAATAATCTCTTTCCTAACGCAGCATGAAACGGGCTTGAAGGTTGAATTTCCCAATCAGCCCAAGCTAAATCTCTTTATTTTACAAACGCTTCAGAATCGAATGGAACTGATGATACGAGTGAGTAAAACCAATTATACGATAGATGAAATTAATGGAGTGAGAGATTCACTTATGGCAGAAAATATTAAATGGTTAAGCGAGAAGATTTACCCTGATAAAAAAATAATTTTTTGGGCTCATAATGCACATATACGGAATCATAATACAGATATCACCTATAGAGATGAAGGCGAGACTGAGTTTCGTCCATTCCTTCATAAAACAATGTTCGAGTACCTACCTGATGATTTTAAGAAACAAAGCTATATACTTGGTTTTTATATGTATGATGGGGAATTTTCGTATTATGAAAGTAATATAAAAAAAGTAAATGACGGCAAAGACTATCAAGCTGATTCTCTAGAACAGATTCTAATTCAGTCAAACTATGAACAGACTTTTATAAATTTAAATGGACAAACCAAAAACAAATTCAATAAATGGATGTTCGAGCCTGTATACGCGTTAACACAGGGACTATATCCTGAAAAAATGGTTGTATCCAACCACTATGATGGTCTATTTTTTATAAAACATGTAAAACCCTCAACTTATATTAGGTAGGAGAAAGCAGAACCTTTCCTATCATTTTTTGATCTTTTGGATTAGTTTTGTTTTTATTGAAGAAGGTTTTTGGTCAACTTTATAGAATTCCATTAAACAGTTATATTTTATAGGTGGGGAAACAATATGAATAAACCAATTGTTGATCTTAGTGAGTATAACCCTGATTGGGAAAAACAATTTGAATATGAACGCAATAGAATTGTTGACGTTTTAGGTGATAAAGTTGTTGCGATTGAACATATTGGAAGCACTTCTATAAGGGGACTAGAAGCGAAACCGATAATTGATATTATGGTAGGCGTACAAGATTTAGATGAAGTATCCAACTTTGTTTTTCTACTCTGTGAAATTGAATATGAATATATTCATAAACCGGAGTTTAAAGATCGAAGGTTTTTTAGGAAGGGAATATGGGGACAGGGTACAAGTCATCTGCATATCTGTCAATTTAACAGCAGTGAATGGATTGAAAACTATTGTTTCGGGATTATCTTAGGTTACACCCCCATGTGGCTAAAGAATATTCATCGTTAAAAAAAGAACTGGCAGATAAATATAAGTTTGATAGACCAACCTATACAAAGAAAAAAGAACCGTTTATTAAAACGATTATCGAAAGTGCTAGGAAGGACTTGTACAGAATATAAACATCGGTATTTGAGGAGGCTGGCATATGGTTGAACTTAAAATATTTGAGAAAGCTGATTTCCAGCAGCTTATTGACTGGGTTGATTCACCTGGATTTCTCCTGCAATGGGGAGGTTCGGCCTTTGAATTCCCTTTAACGGAAAAACAGGTAGAAAAATATATCGAAAATCCGGATACTCTAGTCTTTAAAGTAGTTGAAAGTGACACGGGAGTTGCTATTGGACATATTTCTTTAGGCAGAATCGATAGAAAAAACAAATCTGCTAGAGTAGGAAAGGTCTTAGTCGGTGATATGAAGGGTAGAGGTAAGGGAATTGGTCAACAAATGTTAAGTGAAATCCTTAAAATTGCATTTGACGAACTTCATTTACATCGAGTTAGTCTTGGCGTATTTGATTTTAATAGTCGAGCGATTGCTTGTTATGAAAAAGCAGGGTTTATCAAAGAGGGGTTACATAGAGATTCTAGTAAAATTGATGATGAGTATTGGAGTTTATGGGAAATGAGTATTTTGGAAGATGAATTTCGTAACATTAAAAAGCTTAATTGAAGATAATGTCCTTCTTTTTAATTCATGCATGAAAGTTTGGTTACTGCCATCTTCAACTACGAGGTAGCAGAACACAGACTAATATGTACTAAAAAGGAGCGGGTTGAGGATGGACGAGGATAAAAAGCCTTTTAATGATGCAATAGATCATATGAATAAGATTGAAGGAAATGTTTCAAATCTTGGCAATACAGACTTGGAGAAGTTACCAAGACCATTAAGATATATTGGTTACTTAATCGTTGGTTTCTTTTTAATTACTATTCTATTAATGGCGATTTTGAGTTTTATATTATAATTTTACGTTATTTAACAGAGGCTTTGGTGTAGTTGACAGCTTGTAATGCCAAGGGAAGATGACTATAATGGAATTACTTACTAACGAAATCTGGGGTGAAAAGCGTGCTTGAGGGCTGGTTTTTATGGTTTATTTTATTCTGGGTTGTTATTCTCATAACTTCGATGTTTATTGGCGGATTTTTCATGTTTCGTAAATTTCTTAAAAGATTTCCTAAGGAAGACGGAAAATCTGATATGGATTGGGAAGAATATTATGTGAATCAAACAATTCATCTGTGGACAGCTGAACAAAAGGAATTACTTTCTGATTTGGTTTCACCTGTTCCAGAACTATTCAGGGATGTGGCTAAACAAAAGATTGCGGGTAAGATTGGGGAACTTGCTGTCAGGGAAAGGGCTTCGGCCATCACTGAGGATTTGGTGATTCGTGGATATATTATTGCGACTCCGAAGCGTGATCATAAATTTTTGCGAAAAAAACTACTCGAACGTCAAGTGAATATGAATCCATATGAACATCTTTTTGGTTAAATGGAACGGAAAAAAGACAGGCCCTCTAGGGGAACCTGTCTTTTTTTGTTATTGAATAGTAGAGGAACTTCCAAAAGTTTGTTAGGAACGAATGTACGGAAAATCCTCTTATTTTTGCTATAATACTAACATAGCTAACGAACGGAGTGAAATAGATGAAATTTATACACACAGCAGATTGGCATCTAGGGAAGATTGTTCACGGGGTGCATATGACAGAAGACCAACGTCACGTGTTATGGCAGCTGATAGATGTGATAGAGGAAGAGAAGCCGGATGCACTTGTCATTGCCGGTGATTTGTATGATCGATCCGTTCCGCCTACAGAAGCGGTCGATTTATTGGATGAAATTCTTGTAACCATAAATGTCAAAATGAAAACACCGATTGTCGCGATTTCGGGAAATCATGATAGTGCAGAACGCTTATCGTTTGGATCTTCCTGGTATCGTCATAGTCAGCTTTATATTGAAGGGAAACTATCGGAAGACTTAGCGCCAGTTAATGTAGGCGGCGTCAATTTTTATTGTGTGCCTTATGCAGAACCTGGTATCGTCCGTCAAGTGTTGGGAGACGACAGGATTCACTCTCATCAAGATGCTATGCGTGAGATTACAAGCCGAATTGAGCAAAATTTAAATCCAAATGAACCAAATGTTTTTGTTGGACATGCATTCGTACTTGGTGGGCAAACGTCCGATTCTGAACGAGTGCTGTCAGTTGGAGGCTCTGGCTGTGTTCAGGCAAACTTGTTTGATGCCTTTGATTATACCGCTTTAGGTCACTTGCATAGTCCTGATGCGTTGAAACATCCTAAGGTTCATTATTCAGGTTCTTTACTTAAATATTCTTTTTCCGAGGCCAAGCAAAACAAATCATTTTCCATTGTTGAAATGAATAGTGACGGTAGTTTCGACTTACGCTACCACCCGCTTAAACCTCTGTATGACTTGCGTGAACTTGAAGGATATATGGACGAGCTTCTTGATCCTCATTTTTATCAAGCACAACAAGTGGAAGACTATTTAAAGGTGACGTTGTTAGATGATGGAGCGGTTTTAGATCCAATGAATCGACTCAGACAAATTTATCCTAATATCCTTCATTTAGAAAGGAAATGGGATTTATCTGATAATCGGCGGAAACAATCTTTTTCTTCAATTAGAGATGAAAAAAAGTCAGAACTTGATTTATTTGAAACCTTTTATGCGGAAATGACAGAACGTGATTTTGATGGTTCCAAACGAGCGGTAATGACATCTGTCATTGAAAAAGTTAAGAAAGAGGAGGAAGTGAAGTGAAACCTCTTGTACTGACAATGCAGGCTTTCGGGCCATATGCAGGCAGGGAAGTCATCGATTTTAAACAACTGGAAAACCGGACAATGTTTGTGATTTCTGGTAAAACAGGTGCAGGTAAAACAACGATTTTTGACGGAATCAGCTTTGCCATATACGGAAAAGCGAGCGGTGAAGACAGAAGTGGTCAGGAATTACGAAGCCAGTTCGCCGAGGATGACCTTGGGACAGAGATATCGCTTGAGTTTGAGCTTCGTGGAAAAACATATTTTATCGTAAGAGCACCTCAACAGGAGCGTAAGAAAAAGTCAGGAGAAGGCCATACTGTGGTCGGAGCCAAAGCTGAATTATATAAGCTGACTGATAGCGGGAAAGTCCTGCTTGGTGCAAATATTCGCGATGTAGATGAACAAATCAAACATATTATGGGAATTGATGCCAATCAGTTTAGACAAATCATAATGATTCCACAAGGTGAGTTCCGAAAACTGTTGACTTCGGATAGTAAGGACAAGGAATTAATTTTGCAGAAACTATTTCATACGGAGTTATACAAACGAATTGAAGAGAAATTAAAAGAAGATGCAGCGGAGCTGCGAAAGCTGAGTGAGCGTAGCAGGCAGACGAGAATTCATCTTATTAAAGAAATTCAGTCTCTAGAAGATTCGATTCTGACTGAGGAAATTCTGGCTGAGGAACCGAATGAACAAAGGATATTGCCGCTTCTTATCGAAGAAATTAACAAAGCCAATGAAAGCCTTGTCGTTTATACAGAAAAAATTAAGAAGGAACAGACAGCTCGTGACAAAATTCAGGGAGAAATTTATCAGGCTCAAGAACTACTTAAACGGTTTGAAGAGCTTGAAAAGCTCCGTTTAGAAAAGGACGAGCTGGTCAAACGTAAACCAGAAATGGAAACCAAAGCGGCTGTCATTAAAATGGCGCAAAGAGCAGGAGCTCTTGAAAAGCAAGAACAGTTTTATTTACGAATGGGCAGACAAGCAAAAGATCTTCAATCTCAGCTGGATCAGCAAAATGAAACAGCAAAGAAGCTGTTTGAAAACACCATTCTCTTGCAAAAACGATATGATGCTGAGATGGACAAGACATCTGATCGAGAACAACTATCGGCGAAAGTGCATCATTTGCAGCAGCTTAAGCAAATGGTGGATACGGTTTCGGAACAAAAACAGATCGCTGTTGATTTGAATGGTGTTTGGAAACAGGCTCAGACTGAACAAGTGAGACTGGAAAAACAGCTGTCTCAAATGGAAATAGATGAAGAAAAAATTGCCCTATTAAAAACAGAGGCTGAGCAGGCGATCGTGTTATTTGCAGAATTAGAGCGACAAGCTGACAAAAATGAAGACCTCTTGACCAAACTAGTAAAGCTTGAGGAATCCGACCAATTTGTTAAACAAGCACATGATGAATTTTCTGGAAAAAAAGAAGTAGTCAAACAGGCGGTGGAACGTGCCCTTCAGCAAAAAACAGCCTTAGAACTACTTGAAAGTAAATGGAGAGACAGTCAAGCAGGTATTTTAGCGGCTGCTCTTACGCATGGTGAAATGTGTCCAGTATGCGGATCCTCTGAGCACCCTGCAAAAGCAGTTCACTCGGCTGAACAACCTGATGAAGATGAACTGAAACAACAAAAAGCAGAAGTAAATAAAGCTGAACAACAAAAAACAAGTGCAGAAACCGCATTTTATAAAGCAGAATCCCGTTATCAATCTCTTCAGGAAACGTATCAAGAGCGATTTGCTGCTGTGAGGGCTTTAGTCGATGATTTTGAACTAAATCGGTTGGCAGAATATAAAAACAACTGTCAGCAGAAAAAACACGAAAATGAGGAGCAGTTACGGGTTCTCCTGAAGCAAAAACAAACGATTTCAAGTATTTCTGAAAAACTTTCAAGGATAAAAACAGAGAAACGAACAATAAAGTTTGAGATTGAAACCGTGAAAACAAAAGAAGAAAAGGCAAGAACTCAACTTCTTGAGGCTAATGCTAAACTCGCGGCTACAGTGGCTTCCATACCAGAAGAAATTAGGGAACCAGAAGCCTTTAACCAGGCTTTAAAACAAGCTGTTACAGAACAAAAACAACTTGAAGAGGCACTAGAAGCGGCGAGAACTTCCTTAATGCAAGGAAAGGAACAAGAAACCACGATTAAAGCAAATATCACTTCCAGCGAGGAACAACTGAAAAAAGTAACCATCGAGTTAAACGAGGAACGAAGCAGATTTAAAGTAGAAATGACAGCACTAGGGTTTGAGTCTTACGGAAGCTATGTAGCTGCAAAAAAAACGGAAGCGGAAGTAAAGACATTAGAAAGTGATTTACAAGAATATGAACAGCGTTATCAGACAGTTACCAACGTTTTTCATGATTTAGAATTGAAATTGAAAGGTGCAGTAAAACCAGATATTGAAGCCTTGCAACAACAATTTACGAATGCCGACCAGGTCTTAGAAGAGCTTCGACAGTTATTTGCTAAACTGACATCTGCCAAACAGAAAAATGAGCAGATTCATGAAAAACTCGATAGGATGATCTTGGAACAAAAGGAAATAGAAGATCGATACCGGGTTATTGGACATCTACATGAAGTGTCCAAGGGGCAGAATCCATTCCGTATTACTTTCGAACGCTTTGTTCTCGCTTCTTTCTTAGATGAAATTCTTAATGAAGCGAATATACGTTTAAATAAAATGACGAGTGGACGCTTCCAACTCATGCGTAAAATCGATCCAACCCGTAGAAATATTCAAAGTGGATTGGAACTAACTGTTTACGATCAGTACACAGGACAAGAACGTCATGTTAAAACACTTTCAGGTGGTGAAAGCTTCAAGGCGTCTCTTGCACTGGCGCTTGGTCTTGCAGATGTTGTACAGCAGCATGCAGGCGGGATATCGTTGGAAACGATGTTTGTTGATGAAGGATTTGGAACGCTTGACCCTGAGTCACTTGACCAGGCATTAGAAGCACTAATGGATATTCAGAACAGCGGTCGACTTGTGGGAATTATTTCACATGTACCGGAACTAAAGGAAAGAATCGAAGCGCGTCTTGAGGTAATCGCTACTCAACTAGGAAGTCGAACTGAGTTTCAATTTATCAGTTAATACAATCTGGAGGGGATTAGATGGACAAGAAAGTTGGAATTGATGCAGGGACTACACTGATAAAACTTGCTTACAATGAAAACGGTATGTACCATTTTAAGAAGTACTCCTATCAACAGAAGGATTCTCTTCTGCAATGGCTCCAAATGGCAGCTCCAGATGCTCGTTGGAATGTAACGGGCGGGAAAGGGCATCATTTCCTGTCGGTTTCTGATAATAGCAGAGAAATTGCTGAGTTTACGGCGATTACGGATGGAGCTATGTATATGACAGCGGCGCAAAAGTTAAACGTAAAAAACTATATTTTAGTAAATATCGGGACGGGCACTTCATTTTTTTCAATCAAAGATAATTCAGCAGAACATCTTTATGGGAGCGGGATTGGCGGAGGGATGCTAATGGGGTTATCAACGATGCTAGTTGGAGAACGGCCATTTTCTGATCTTGCAGCTCTGGCTGAAAGTGGAGAGCGCGCTAAATTAGATTTGCAGGTACGTGATATTTATGCAAGTGAACCGCCAATTTCAGGTGATTTTACGGCAAGTAATTTTGGAAAAGCGACAACCGCTGATGTTAAAAAAGAGGATGTCACAGCTTCTTTATTCGGATTAATTGCTGAAACGACCATGCTTCTTGGTGTTCAATCAGCTAAGGCAGCAGGTGAAGTAGATATTGTTTACACCGGTGGAATGGCGGCACATCCATACATGGAAAAAAGCCTCAAAGCAGCAACTGAGGCATTTGGATGCAAGGCTCATTTTCTTACAAATGGAGAATACTGTGGTGCCATGGGTGCCCTTATCTATTGAAGAATTAAGGAACCTCAAGTTTCCATATACTTGGGGTTCCTTTTTCTATGGTATTTTTACTAACACAAATTAGCAATGCATCAGTGGAAAGTTCAGGTGTAATAGTTCGATCTTCTATAGAAAATGGAAAAGTAAAACTACGTTCTAGTGAGCCATCAGAACCCGCTGCAAGGATTGTTAAGGTGTTCATATCTATAGAAATGGTAATGTTTATTACGTGTTTTTTTTCGAATAACGCTTCTAAAAGATAATGAGTCGGGTACTCAAAAACATCTAGACGAAATGTTTGAAAATCGATAAAACTCGTATTCGGATCGACGAAAAAATTCCTCAACCATTTTTCAAATAGTAGTGGGTCTTCCTTATCCGTAGTCATGTAAATTACTCCTTACTTTTGCCTTTTTCTATCTTATGTTCTGGGCAGCAAAAGGGATAAGGTAAAAGGAAAAAAGCAGCAATTTTTTCTCTTGAAATAAAGAAAAAATTGCTGCTTTTTAATCACATATCATGATGGCTATTGTGCTTCTGACGGGAATGATTTTTATTTTTTACTTTATGAGAACCGCTTAAGGGTGCAGGCTGTCCCTCTTTAGGAGCATTTTTCCTACTATCTTTTTCATTGTTCTTTTCCATATTGCATCCCTCCTTATTAGTAAGATGGACTATTTGCCTTCATTTTATTCCCACTGTTAAACTGTTATAAATTATCTTAATTTTACA
The Peribacillus sp. FSL H8-0477 genome window above contains:
- a CDS encoding SMC family ATPase — translated: MKPLVLTMQAFGPYAGREVIDFKQLENRTMFVISGKTGAGKTTIFDGISFAIYGKASGEDRSGQELRSQFAEDDLGTEISLEFELRGKTYFIVRAPQQERKKKSGEGHTVVGAKAELYKLTDSGKVLLGANIRDVDEQIKHIMGIDANQFRQIIMIPQGEFRKLLTSDSKDKELILQKLFHTELYKRIEEKLKEDAAELRKLSERSRQTRIHLIKEIQSLEDSILTEEILAEEPNEQRILPLLIEEINKANESLVVYTEKIKKEQTARDKIQGEIYQAQELLKRFEELEKLRLEKDELVKRKPEMETKAAVIKMAQRAGALEKQEQFYLRMGRQAKDLQSQLDQQNETAKKLFENTILLQKRYDAEMDKTSDREQLSAKVHHLQQLKQMVDTVSEQKQIAVDLNGVWKQAQTEQVRLEKQLSQMEIDEEKIALLKTEAEQAIVLFAELERQADKNEDLLTKLVKLEESDQFVKQAHDEFSGKKEVVKQAVERALQQKTALELLESKWRDSQAGILAAALTHGEMCPVCGSSEHPAKAVHSAEQPDEDELKQQKAEVNKAEQQKTSAETAFYKAESRYQSLQETYQERFAAVRALVDDFELNRLAEYKNNCQQKKHENEEQLRVLLKQKQTISSISEKLSRIKTEKRTIKFEIETVKTKEEKARTQLLEANAKLAATVASIPEEIREPEAFNQALKQAVTEQKQLEEALEAARTSLMQGKEQETTIKANITSSEEQLKKVTIELNEERSRFKVEMTALGFESYGSYVAAKKTEAEVKTLESDLQEYEQRYQTVTNVFHDLELKLKGAVKPDIEALQQQFTNADQVLEELRQLFAKLTSAKQKNEQIHEKLDRMILEQKEIEDRYRVIGHLHEVSKGQNPFRITFERFVLASFLDEILNEANIRLNKMTSGRFQLMRKIDPTRRNIQSGLELTVYDQYTGQERHVKTLSGGESFKASLALALGLADVVQQHAGGISLETMFVDEGFGTLDPESLDQALEALMDIQNSGRLVGIISHVPELKERIEARLEVIATQLGSRTEFQFIS
- a CDS encoding small acid-soluble spore protein P encodes the protein MEKNNEKDSRKNAPKEGQPAPLSGSHKVKNKNHSRQKHNSHHDM
- a CDS encoding CcdC family protein; translated protein: MIWISTALALIMGISVMFVRMKAANRPTSIKKIILPPFFMSTGALMFFIPMFRLTGYEIIEAVFVGMLFSILLIKTSNFEVRDDQIYLKRSKAFALILITLLVIRTAAKFFLSATIDVGPLGGMFFLLAFSMIVPWRLAMVYQFKKVQREFLTNSPIGKA
- a CDS encoding type II pantothenate kinase, which produces MDKKVGIDAGTTLIKLAYNENGMYHFKKYSYQQKDSLLQWLQMAAPDARWNVTGGKGHHFLSVSDNSREIAEFTAITDGAMYMTAAQKLNVKNYILVNIGTGTSFFSIKDNSAEHLYGSGIGGGMLMGLSTMLVGERPFSDLAALAESGERAKLDLQVRDIYASEPPISGDFTASNFGKATTADVKKEDVTASLFGLIAETTMLLGVQSAKAAGEVDIVYTGGMAAHPYMEKSLKAATEAFGCKAHFLTNGEYCGAMGALIY
- a CDS encoding cytochrome c biogenesis CcdA family protein, whose product is MNDVNVFLAFGAGFLSFISPCCLPLYPAFLSYITGMSVGQLKSENAMLQKRSLLHTLFFLIGFSLVFVALGATSTIFGEFFSKYQDLIRQIGAILIVFFGLVIIGALNFEFLMKERRVDFKNRPSGYFGSVLIGLAFAAGWTPCMGPILMAVIGLAASNPGSSMVYMLAYILGFAIPFFVLSFFIGRMKWIKKYNHYIMQVGGYLMIVMGIILFFDWMTKITSVFVNVMGGFQGF
- a CDS encoding GNAT family N-acetyltransferase yields the protein MVELKIFEKADFQQLIDWVDSPGFLLQWGGSAFEFPLTEKQVEKYIENPDTLVFKVVESDTGVAIGHISLGRIDRKNKSARVGKVLVGDMKGRGKGIGQQMLSEILKIAFDELHLHRVSLGVFDFNSRAIACYEKAGFIKEGLHRDSSKIDDEYWSLWEMSILEDEFRNIKKLN
- a CDS encoding exonuclease SbcCD subunit D, with protein sequence MKFIHTADWHLGKIVHGVHMTEDQRHVLWQLIDVIEEEKPDALVIAGDLYDRSVPPTEAVDLLDEILVTINVKMKTPIVAISGNHDSAERLSFGSSWYRHSQLYIEGKLSEDLAPVNVGGVNFYCVPYAEPGIVRQVLGDDRIHSHQDAMREITSRIEQNLNPNEPNVFVGHAFVLGGQTSDSERVLSVGGSGCVQANLFDAFDYTALGHLHSPDALKHPKVHYSGSLLKYSFSEAKQNKSFSIVEMNSDGSFDLRYHPLKPLYDLRELEGYMDELLDPHFYQAQQVEDYLKVTLLDDGAVLDPMNRLRQIYPNILHLERKWDLSDNRRKQSFSSIRDEKKSELDLFETFYAEMTERDFDGSKRAVMTSVIEKVKKEEEVK
- a CDS encoding response regulator, whose protein sequence is MSRILIVDDAKFMRMTLSNILIKAGHEVIGEGENGEQGIRLFRELKPDIVTMDITMPVMSGLEAVKQITTEFSDALVIMCSAMGQQKMVVEAIEAGAKDFIVKPFDENRVIEAVSRVLD
- a CDS encoding erythromycin esterase family protein, giving the protein MRRSIKTFLTFSTIICLVLLGWYVYQYSLKIEKAEWWVNNTHNIDTTSNDDDLKFLDSILKGKKYVFLGENSHGVAEYNTAKGRLIKYLHENQDYEVVAFESNLADPAVTFAELDTSHISSKTYMQWTIPGVWNATQNLPLFDYILENRRKEKALVNTGFDIQPFGRTFTNFTTDWITKRSPSTGNSFSKLEKEWLTKYLSFLDGGKLSDKEVTKFKDGYNEIISFLTQHETGLKVEFPNQPKLNLFILQTLQNRMELMIRVSKTNYTIDEINGVRDSLMAENIKWLSEKIYPDKKIIFWAHNAHIRNHNTDITYRDEGETEFRPFLHKTMFEYLPDDFKKQSYILGFYMYDGEFSYYESNIKKVNDGKDYQADSLEQILIQSNYEQTFINLNGQTKNKFNKWMFEPVYALTQGLYPEKMVVSNHYDGLFFIKHVKPSTYIR
- a CDS encoding DUF2621 domain-containing protein — its product is MLEGWFLWFILFWVVILITSMFIGGFFMFRKFLKRFPKEDGKSDMDWEEYYVNQTIHLWTAEQKELLSDLVSPVPELFRDVAKQKIAGKIGELAVRERASAITEDLVIRGYIIATPKRDHKFLRKKLLERQVNMNPYEHLFG
- a CDS encoding aspartyl-phosphate phosphatase Spo0E family protein, which produces MTKNELLEHIENKRTELQNIVLKNGLDSHITILYSQELDQLLNQYDHSFLR